In Terriglobales bacterium, the following proteins share a genomic window:
- a CDS encoding inorganic phosphate transporter — METGLLLVIITIAVALTFDFLNGFHDAANSIATVVSTRVLSPKLAVLWAAFFNFVAAFFLGTAVAKTIGKGMIHLEMGGVQVVTQYVVLAGLLGAIVWDLLTWLWGLPTSSSHALIGGYAGAAVAKAGYAVIIASGWTKTLIFIVVAPFLGLLLGWLLMVAVFWIFRRYSPRNVDSLFRKLQLVSAGLYSLGHGGNDAQKTMGIIASALYTGGLMSKTDIAQDWGNYHWPIILSAHTAIALGTYFGGWRIVHTMGSKITKLKPVGGFCAETAGAITLFGTAIAGIPVSTTHTITGAIIGVGATNRLSAVRWGVAKRIVWAWVLTIPASAAVSALTYWLIAFFKPGA, encoded by the coding sequence GTGGAAACCGGTCTACTGCTTGTAATCATAACGATTGCTGTCGCGTTAACATTCGACTTTCTTAATGGCTTTCACGATGCTGCAAATAGCATCGCAACTGTAGTTTCTACTCGAGTTCTTTCGCCGAAACTTGCTGTCCTCTGGGCTGCATTCTTCAATTTTGTCGCCGCATTCTTCCTGGGTACCGCCGTTGCCAAAACCATAGGCAAAGGGATGATCCATCTCGAGATGGGCGGCGTGCAGGTCGTGACGCAATACGTTGTCCTTGCCGGGCTTCTCGGAGCCATCGTCTGGGACCTTCTGACCTGGTTGTGGGGGCTGCCGACGTCCTCGTCGCATGCTCTGATTGGTGGTTACGCCGGGGCAGCCGTCGCAAAGGCAGGCTATGCGGTCATCATCGCATCAGGATGGACGAAGACTCTTATCTTCATCGTGGTGGCTCCGTTCCTTGGACTGCTGCTCGGCTGGTTACTGATGGTAGCGGTGTTCTGGATCTTCAGAAGGTACTCGCCGCGCAACGTAGACAGTCTGTTCCGAAAGCTTCAGTTGGTATCGGCGGGCCTCTATAGCCTGGGACATGGGGGAAACGACGCCCAGAAAACAATGGGCATCATCGCCAGCGCTCTCTACACCGGCGGCCTGATGAGCAAGACCGATATCGCCCAGGACTGGGGCAATTACCACTGGCCGATCATCTTGAGCGCGCACACTGCCATCGCGCTTGGCACTTACTTCGGCGGCTGGCGCATCGTGCACACGATGGGTTCGAAGATCACGAAGCTGAAACCCGTGGGTGGTTTCTGCGCTGAAACCGCCGGCGCCATCACTTTGTTTGGAACAGCGATCGCCGGCATTCCCGTCAGCACCACGCATACGATTACGGGCGCCATCATCGGCGTGGGTGCCACGAACCGTCTCTCAGCCGTCCGTTGGGGCGTGGCGAAACGAATTGTCTGGGCTTGGGTCTTGACGATCCCTGCTTCAGCGGCGGTATCAGCACTCACATACTGGTTGATCGCCTTCTTCAAGCCTGGCGCCTAA